The genomic stretch GCCGCCCGGTCGTCCTGCCTGGTCAGGTCCAGCTGGTCCAGCTCGTGCTGGGCCTGGACCTGCTGCTCGACGACGTCGCCGAGTGCCTGCTCGCGAACGGCATAGGCCTCCCCTGCGACCTCGACCTTGGTCTCGAGGGCGGATACCTGGTCGGCGAGCTGGAGCGCGCGGTGGCGTGCCCGGTCGGTGGGCGTGTCCGCGCTGGCCGGGTTGGAGGAGAGCGCTGTGGCGGCGAGGAGGAGCAGGGCGGTGAGTGCGGTCGTCGAGCGACGCAGGAGCGCCGTCGCGGAGCGGGGGGCCACGGTGCGTCAGCGGTCGGGCGTGGACGCGGTCACGTCTGGTCCTGCGCCTGCCCGGTCGCCGTCATGGTCGCCCAGCCCCGGCTGAACGAGAACCGCTTGACCAGCACGGTGTCCACCGTGTGCGTGACCTTGACCGTGACCAGACCGGTCGTGGGCTGGATGCTGAACCCACCCGGGGGGATCGAGTCGCCGTGGGCGGCGACCTCGTCACGCGCCTTGGTGTAGGCCTTGTCCACGCTGTGGGTGTCCGACCACGTGTCGTGGGCGTCCTGGGCGACCTGGTCGGCCTCGTCTGCGGTGCTCACGCGCCCCTGTCCGATGGACACGGCGTCGTAGCCGACGACCCCGACCACGGCGGCTACCAGGACGATCCTGGTCAGCCACCCGATGACGATGGAGCCGGCGTCGCCGGACGTGCCCAAGCGCGCAGTCCGCATACCCCCTAAAGTCGGCGGGCCCGGGGCCCGCCTTGAGCCGCTGGGACCTCAGCCGCGGGCCGGGCGGGGGCGCAGCGGTGTACGCCGCAGCAGCGGCTCGAGCAGCTGCGCGAGCTCGGGGACGCCAAGCCGCATGGTCAGCGGCACGAAGATGACCGCCGCCACCGCGAGGCCCGCCAGCAGCGCCGCGGCCACGGCCAGCTGGCGGGTGCCCAAGAGGTGGGTCAGCCCGTGCGCGACCAGGGTGGCCGGGACGAAGGCGACCACCGATGCCAGGGCCAGCCGCACCATGGCGCGGACCGTGACGTAGGTGTCCAGGCCGCCGAGGCGCCGGGACAGGATGCGCCAGGAATAGAACGTCGTGACGATGTAGGAGAGGGCGAGCGCGAGACCGAGAGCAGGGACGCGCAGGTCGCTGGGCGCGAGCGCGTACAGCAGGACCGCGAAGCCGGCGTTGAACACGTTGAGGACGACGTTGACCCAGAAGGGGGTCCGGGTGTCCTCGACCGCGTAGAAGCCGCGCAGCAGCACGTAGAACACGGTGTAGGCCACCAGCCCGACCGAGAGGGCCTGCAGGGTGACACCGATGGCGTGCGCCTCGTAGGCGTCGGTGCTGCCCCACCGGTACAGCAGCGTGGAGATGTAGGGCCCCAGGGCGAGGAATCCGACCGCGGCCGGCAGCACGAGGGCGCACGACGTGCGGACGCCGGACCCGATGTCGCGTCCGACCCCGGGCAGCAGGCCGTCGTGCGCTGCGCGGGACATGCGTGGCAGCAGCGCGGTGACGATCGACACGGTGACGATCGAGTGCGGCAGGATGAAGAGCAGGTTGGCCTTGGTGTAGACCGAGAAGCCCACGCCGGTTCCGTGCGCCCCCCCGCTCTCGTTGGCGCCGGTCGCGAGCCGGGTGACCAGCACGTACGTCAGCTGGTTGACCAGGACGAAGGCGATGGTCCACCGGGCGAGGACCCAGGCGTGGCCGAGACCGTGGCCGCGAAGGTCGCGTCGCGGACGCAGCCGGTAGCCGACGCGGGCCGCGGCGGGAAGGAGCACGAGGGCCTGGGCCACCACGCCGGCGGTCGTCCCGATGCCGAGCAGGCGAAGCTGCTGCTGTGTGATCGTGTCGACGGTCAGGCCGGTCCCGGCGGTGGCCATGAACCACACGAAGACGGCGATGACGACGACGTTGTTGAGGATGGGCGCGTACATGGCCACGACGAAGGAGCCCCGGCT from Actinomycetes bacterium encodes the following:
- the murJ gene encoding murein biosynthesis integral membrane protein MurJ, whose protein sequence is MSATDAPDDPDSAGLLASTRAMAGGTVLSRVTGMLREPVVGAALGTGLLGDAYGVANVVPNILYILLVGGVLNAVFVPQLVRHMTDDPDGGDGYADRLITAVGLVLVAVTVLAVAAAPLIVQIYTKNPTPDQLHVATVLARYCLVQIFFYGVFTMYQQLLNSRGSFVVAMYAPILNNVVVIAVFVWFMATAGTGLTVDTITQQQLRLLGIGTTAGVVAQALVLLPAAARVGYRLRPRRDLRGHGLGHAWVLARWTIAFVLVNQLTYVLVTRLATGANESGGAHGTGVGFSVYTKANLLFILPHSIVTVSIVTALLPRMSRAAHDGLLPGVGRDIGSGVRTSCALVLPAAVGFLALGPYISTLLYRWGSTDAYEAHAIGVTLQALSVGLVAYTVFYVLLRGFYAVEDTRTPFWVNVVLNVFNAGFAVLLYALAPSDLRVPALGLALALSYIVTTFYSWRILSRRLGGLDTYVTVRAMVRLALASVVAFVPATLVAHGLTHLLGTRQLAVAAALLAGLAVAAVIFVPLTMRLGVPELAQLLEPLLRRTPLRPRPARG